The following coding sequences lie in one Streptomyces xiamenensis genomic window:
- a CDS encoding thymidine phosphorylase, translating into MSHDAISVIRAKRDGGTLTPAQIDWIIDAYTRGEVADEQMSALAMAILLNGMDRAEIARWTAAMIASGERMDFSSLPLPTTDKHSTGGVGDKITLPLAPLVAACGAAVPQLSGRGLGHTGGTLDKLESVPGWRARLSNDEMLSVLREAGAVICAAGDGLAPADRKLYALRDVTGTVEAIPLIASSIMSKKIAEGTGALVLDVKVGSGAFMKTRADARELAETMVSLGTDHGVRTVALLTDMSTPLGLTAGNALEVRESVEVLAGGGPADVVELTLALAREMLDAAGLTDADPARALADGSAMDHWRRMIKAQGGDPDAPLPVARETHVLTAPASGTLTRLDAYAVGVAAWRLGAGRARKEDPVQAGAGIELHAKPGQTVRAGEPLLTLHTDTPERFGAALESLSGDAIEVSDEARVAVPPTILDRIA; encoded by the coding sequence ATGAGCCACGACGCCATCTCCGTCATCCGTGCCAAGCGGGACGGCGGCACGCTGACCCCCGCCCAGATCGACTGGATCATCGACGCCTACACCCGGGGCGAGGTGGCCGACGAGCAGATGTCGGCGCTGGCGATGGCGATCCTCCTCAACGGCATGGACCGGGCCGAGATCGCCCGCTGGACGGCGGCGATGATCGCCTCCGGGGAGCGAATGGACTTCTCCTCCCTGCCGCTGCCCACCACCGACAAGCACTCGACGGGCGGCGTCGGCGACAAGATCACGCTGCCGCTGGCCCCGCTGGTGGCGGCGTGCGGCGCTGCCGTGCCGCAGCTGTCCGGGCGCGGGCTCGGGCACACCGGCGGCACCCTGGACAAGCTGGAGTCCGTCCCCGGCTGGCGGGCGCGGCTGTCCAACGACGAGATGCTGTCGGTGCTGCGCGAGGCGGGCGCGGTGATCTGCGCGGCCGGCGACGGGCTCGCCCCGGCGGACCGCAAGCTGTACGCGCTGCGCGATGTGACCGGCACGGTGGAGGCGATCCCGCTGATCGCCTCCTCGATCATGTCGAAGAAGATCGCCGAGGGCACCGGCGCGCTGGTGCTGGACGTGAAGGTGGGCTCCGGCGCGTTCATGAAGACGCGGGCCGACGCCCGTGAGCTGGCCGAGACGATGGTGTCGCTGGGCACCGACCACGGGGTGCGGACGGTGGCGCTGCTCACCGACATGTCCACGCCGCTGGGGCTGACGGCCGGCAACGCGCTGGAGGTGCGCGAGTCGGTGGAGGTGCTGGCGGGCGGCGGTCCGGCCGATGTGGTCGAGCTGACCCTGGCGCTGGCCCGGGAGATGCTGGACGCGGCCGGGCTGACCGACGCCGACCCGGCGCGGGCGCTGGCGGACGGCAGCGCGATGGACCACTGGCGCCGCATGATCAAGGCGCAGGGCGGTGACCCGGACGCCCCGCTGCCGGTGGCCCGCGAGACGCACGTGCTGACCGCCCCGGCCTCCGGGACGCTCACCCGGCTGGACGCGTACGCGGTCGGGGTGGCGGCCTGGCGGCTGGGCGCGGGCCGGGCCCGCAAGGAGGACCCGGTGCAGGCGGGCGCGGGCATCGAACTGCACGCCAAGCCGGGGCAGACGGTGCGCGCGGGGGAGCCGCTGCTGACCCTGCACACCGACACCCCCGAACGGTTCGGCGCGGCCCTGGAGTCGCTGTCCGGGGACGCGATCGAGGTCAGCGACGAGGCCCGGGTGGCCGTACCCCCGACGATTTTGGACAGGATCGCGTAG
- the mgtE gene encoding magnesium transporter, with product MTHLPALLEDHNLAGALEWLETQPPYAIADELARMDAVNSVISFRLLDKDRALEVFEELDPVDQQQILQGLRDQAFRDLVENMDPDDRARMLKEAPAKVAQRVLAGLSAHERQMTAALLGYPEGSVGRYMTPETVALQQDLTVAQALETVRRRGARAETIYTLPVVDAGRRLTGIVELRELVLSEPETMVAALVETEPPMAKATDRAEDAARLMRETNVLDLPVVDSEDRLVGLLTSDDAFEVIEAADTEDVARQAGAEPLERHYMSASVFQLSRTRVLWLMLLLVAAILTVMVTRAFEGELESVTQLALFIPLLIGAGGNAGAQAATAAVRALAVGEVRVGDLLKVIWRECRTGLLLGSMLAVVGLLVGSLFVGWDVAAVIALTLIVICGWASTVGGTMPLLAKRLKIDPAVVSAPMVTTLVDATGLVIYFSIAKVILGI from the coding sequence ATGACCCATCTGCCTGCCCTGCTTGAGGACCACAACCTCGCGGGCGCCCTCGAATGGCTGGAGACCCAGCCGCCCTACGCCATCGCCGACGAACTCGCGCGGATGGACGCCGTCAACTCCGTCATCAGCTTCCGGCTGCTGGACAAGGACCGCGCGCTGGAGGTCTTCGAGGAGCTGGACCCGGTAGACCAGCAGCAGATTCTCCAGGGGCTGCGGGACCAGGCGTTCCGCGATCTGGTGGAGAACATGGACCCGGACGACCGGGCCCGGATGCTCAAGGAGGCCCCGGCCAAGGTCGCCCAGCGGGTGCTGGCCGGACTCAGCGCCCACGAACGGCAGATGACGGCGGCGCTGCTGGGTTACCCGGAGGGCTCGGTCGGCCGCTACATGACGCCGGAGACGGTCGCGCTCCAGCAGGATCTGACGGTGGCTCAGGCGTTGGAGACGGTACGCCGGCGGGGGGCGCGGGCGGAGACCATCTACACGCTGCCGGTGGTGGACGCGGGGCGCCGGCTGACCGGCATCGTCGAGCTGCGCGAACTGGTGCTGAGCGAGCCGGAGACGATGGTCGCCGCGCTGGTGGAGACCGAGCCGCCGATGGCGAAGGCGACCGACCGCGCCGAGGACGCGGCCCGGCTGATGCGTGAGACGAACGTGCTCGACCTGCCGGTGGTGGACAGCGAGGACCGGCTGGTGGGCCTGCTCACCAGCGATGACGCGTTCGAGGTCATCGAGGCGGCGGACACCGAGGACGTGGCGCGGCAGGCCGGTGCCGAACCGCTGGAGCGGCACTACATGTCGGCGAGCGTCTTCCAGCTCTCCCGCACCCGGGTGCTGTGGCTGATGCTGCTGCTGGTGGCGGCCATTCTGACGGTGATGGTGACCCGGGCGTTCGAGGGCGAGCTGGAGTCGGTGACCCAGCTGGCGCTGTTCATCCCGCTGCTGATCGGCGCGGGCGGCAACGCGGGCGCCCAGGCGGCGACGGCGGCGGTGCGCGCCCTGGCGGTCGGCGAGGTACGGGTGGGTGACCTGCTGAAGGTGATCTGGCGCGAGTGCCGTACCGGGTTGCTGCTGGGGTCGATGCTGGCGGTGGTCGGCCTGCTGGTGGGCTCGCTGTTCGTGGGATGGGACGTGGCGGCGGTGATCGCCCTGACGCTGATCGTGATCTGTGGCTGGGCCTCGACGGTGGGCGGCACGATGCCGCTGCTGGCCAAGCGCCTGAAGATCGACCCGGCGGTGGTCTCGGCCCCGATGGTGACGACGCTGGTGGACGCGACGGGTCTGGTCATCTACTTCTCGATCGCCAAAGTCATCCTCGGTATCTGA
- a CDS encoding LppU/SCO3897 family protein — translation MNNGHGGYNGGYGGGYGPPHAPYPQPQPHPHPHQQDNTLKGTLATAAAFVVLAAIVIPLGMNSGDDGGGLAGPAPEMPEIELPEGLDTGTDPADSDDADDAGGGGAPADPVSEAFAAVSSGDCLANYQTDNDGTWNAETPEPVDCAADDAYLKVVEVMDDYGFCDGFELNATTWTHSFTDEETWATTYTTLCVERQYRVGECLMSEQEGEGDDATMRTGLMTAINCSASQVPVPYNQIMQVSGVPAANGDWGGDVCRQGGSDYNTYWYQNLDGGDGDVLCMTVYGS, via the coding sequence ATGAACAACGGCCACGGGGGCTACAACGGCGGCTACGGCGGGGGTTACGGTCCTCCGCACGCCCCGTATCCCCAGCCTCAGCCCCACCCCCACCCCCATCAGCAGGACAACACCCTGAAGGGAACGCTCGCCACGGCGGCGGCCTTCGTGGTGCTGGCGGCGATCGTCATCCCCCTCGGGATGAACAGCGGTGACGACGGGGGCGGCCTGGCCGGCCCCGCCCCGGAGATGCCGGAGATCGAACTGCCGGAAGGTCTGGACACCGGTACGGACCCGGCGGACAGCGACGACGCGGACGACGCCGGCGGGGGCGGTGCCCCCGCGGACCCGGTCTCGGAGGCGTTCGCCGCCGTGAGCTCCGGCGACTGTCTGGCCAACTACCAGACCGACAACGACGGAACCTGGAACGCCGAGACCCCCGAGCCGGTGGACTGCGCGGCCGACGACGCGTACCTCAAGGTCGTCGAGGTCATGGACGACTACGGCTTCTGCGACGGCTTCGAGCTGAACGCCACCACCTGGACCCACTCGTTCACGGACGAGGAGACCTGGGCGACGACCTACACCACTCTGTGCGTGGAACGGCAGTACCGGGTCGGCGAGTGCCTGATGTCGGAGCAGGAGGGCGAGGGCGACGACGCGACCATGCGCACCGGGCTGATGACGGCGATCAACTGCTCGGCCTCCCAGGTTCCGGTCCCGTACAACCAGATCATGCAGGTCTCCGGTGTGCCCGCCGCGAACGGCGACTGGGGCGGTGACGTCTGCCGCCAGGGCGGCAGCGACTACAACACGTACTGGTACCAGAACCTCGACGGCGGCGACGGCGATGTGCTGTGCATGACGGTGTACGGCAGCTGA
- a CDS encoding FadR/GntR family transcriptional regulator: MGSDKINGNGQGESKHHEVLDTLGLEITSGVLPEGRVLTLDAIQERFGVSRTVARETMRLLESKGLVVSRRRVGITVQPAGSWQVYDPRVIWWRLEGPGRDSQLRSLTELRIAVEPLAAAAAAKHAGPAERARLVELATAMRPLGEAGRLEPFNHLDVELHSLVLSASGNEMFAALTDVVAAVLRGRTQLGLMPDRPVPEALDLHEAVALAVAEARHQDAEEAMRLLLSEVRDAMVPLGAQNGR; encoded by the coding sequence GTGGGGAGCGACAAGATCAACGGCAATGGTCAGGGCGAGTCCAAACACCACGAGGTGCTGGACACCCTCGGCCTGGAGATCACTTCCGGCGTGCTCCCCGAGGGGCGCGTGCTGACGCTGGACGCCATCCAGGAACGGTTCGGGGTCTCCCGCACGGTCGCCCGCGAGACGATGCGGCTGCTGGAGTCCAAGGGCCTGGTCGTCTCCCGCCGCCGGGTGGGCATCACCGTGCAGCCCGCGGGCTCCTGGCAGGTGTACGACCCCCGGGTCATCTGGTGGCGGCTGGAGGGCCCCGGCCGCGACTCCCAGCTGCGCTCGCTCACCGAACTGCGGATCGCCGTCGAACCGCTGGCCGCGGCGGCGGCGGCCAAGCACGCGGGGCCGGCCGAGCGCGCCCGGCTGGTGGAACTGGCCACCGCCATGCGCCCGCTGGGCGAGGCCGGCCGGCTCGAACCGTTCAACCACCTCGACGTGGAACTGCACTCCCTGGTGCTGAGCGCCAGCGGCAACGAGATGTTCGCCGCGCTCACCGACGTGGTCGCCGCCGTGCTGCGCGGGCGCACCCAGCTGGGGCTGATGCCCGACCGGCCGGTCCCCGAGGCGCTGGACCTGCACGAGGCGGTCGCCCTGGCCGTCGCCGAGGCGCGGCACCAGGACGCGGAGGAGGCCATGCGGCTGCTGCTCTCCGAGGTACGTGACGCGATGGTCCCGCTCGGCGCCCAGAACGGGCGCTGA
- a CDS encoding gluconokinase produces MSPTALVVMGVSGAGKTTVAALLADRLGWPMAEADLLHPQANIDKMAAGTPLTDADRLPWLGIIRDWMTVRADQGESAVVACSALKRGYRDLLREANGRVRFVHVAGSRELISGRLHLRTGHFMPPSLLDSQFADLEPLQDDEDGVTVDLNRTPEQITEDALAALGLRP; encoded by the coding sequence ATGTCGCCGACCGCGCTCGTGGTCATGGGAGTCTCCGGCGCCGGCAAGACCACCGTCGCCGCGCTGCTCGCCGACCGCCTCGGCTGGCCGATGGCGGAGGCCGATCTGCTGCACCCGCAGGCCAACATCGACAAGATGGCGGCCGGCACCCCCCTCACGGACGCCGACCGGCTGCCGTGGCTGGGCATCATCCGCGACTGGATGACGGTGCGGGCCGACCAGGGCGAATCCGCGGTCGTCGCCTGCTCGGCGCTCAAGCGCGGCTACCGCGACCTGCTGCGCGAGGCGAACGGCCGGGTCCGCTTCGTCCACGTCGCCGGCTCCCGCGAGCTGATCTCCGGACGGCTGCACCTGCGCACCGGCCACTTCATGCCGCCCTCGCTGCTGGACTCCCAGTTCGCCGACCTGGAGCCGCTCCAGGACGACGAGGACGGCGTCACCGTCGACCTGAACCGCACCCCGGAGCAGATCACCGAGGACGCCCTGGCCGCGCTGGGCCTGCGCCCGTAA
- a CDS encoding GntP family permease, translating to MDTWTQTMGAGPLLGIAAGAIGVLLFLIMKLRVHALLALIVVSLATAFATGIPSAHVVDTLVQGFGTTLGGVALLVGLGAILGRLIEVSGGAQALADALIRRFGEDRAPLALSFASLMFGFPIFFDAGLVVMLPIVFTVARRLGGGILRYALPVAGAFSAMHIFVPPHPGPVSASELMGADIGLVILLGLVVAIPTWYVGSYLFGLWVGKRFVLPVPDILTGGEQVEHDKNPPSPGTVIGLLLLPLVMIFANTGLDMARAAGWVDGDAGWYQFARAIGATPIALLVTVFVASYVLGTRRGRGGEVIEKLTDSALGPIASIILITGAGGMFGGVLRASGIGDALSDSLSDLGLPVIVVGFLVASALRIAQGSATVALITAASLIQGVVLAGDFNSVEVAAIVLALAAGSVVASHVNDSGFWLVGRFMGMDVKTTLRTWTVLQTIFGVMGFSLAAAIYAIA from the coding sequence ATGGACACCTGGACTCAAACGATGGGCGCCGGCCCGCTGCTCGGCATAGCCGCCGGCGCCATCGGCGTGCTGCTCTTCCTGATCATGAAGCTGCGGGTGCACGCCCTGCTGGCCCTGATCGTGGTCAGCCTGGCGACCGCGTTCGCCACCGGCATCCCCTCCGCACACGTGGTCGACACCCTCGTCCAGGGGTTCGGCACCACTCTCGGCGGCGTCGCCCTCCTTGTGGGGCTCGGCGCCATCCTCGGCCGGCTGATCGAGGTCAGCGGCGGCGCCCAGGCACTCGCCGACGCGCTCATCCGCCGCTTCGGCGAGGACCGCGCCCCGCTGGCGCTCAGCTTCGCCTCCCTCATGTTCGGCTTCCCGATCTTCTTCGACGCCGGCCTCGTCGTCATGCTGCCGATCGTCTTCACGGTCGCCCGACGGCTCGGCGGCGGCATCCTGCGGTACGCCCTGCCGGTCGCCGGCGCGTTCTCCGCGATGCACATCTTCGTGCCCCCGCACCCCGGCCCCGTCTCCGCCTCCGAACTCATGGGCGCCGACATCGGCCTGGTGATCCTGCTCGGCCTGGTCGTCGCCATCCCCACCTGGTACGTCGGCAGCTACCTCTTCGGCCTGTGGGTCGGCAAGCGCTTCGTCCTCCCCGTGCCGGACATCCTGACCGGCGGTGAGCAGGTCGAGCACGACAAGAACCCGCCGTCCCCGGGCACCGTCATCGGCCTGCTGCTGCTCCCGCTGGTCATGATCTTCGCCAACACCGGTCTGGACATGGCCCGCGCCGCGGGCTGGGTGGACGGCGACGCTGGCTGGTACCAGTTCGCCCGCGCCATCGGCGCCACCCCGATCGCCCTGCTGGTCACCGTGTTCGTCGCCAGCTACGTGCTCGGCACCCGCCGCGGACGCGGCGGCGAGGTCATCGAGAAGCTGACGGACTCCGCGCTGGGCCCGATCGCCTCGATCATCCTGATCACCGGCGCCGGTGGCATGTTCGGCGGGGTGCTGCGCGCCAGCGGCATCGGTGACGCGCTCTCCGACTCCCTCTCCGACCTGGGCCTGCCCGTCATCGTGGTGGGCTTCCTGGTCGCCTCCGCGCTGCGCATCGCCCAGGGCTCGGCCACGGTCGCGCTCATCACGGCGGCCAGCCTCATCCAGGGAGTCGTCCTGGCGGGGGACTTCAACTCCGTCGAGGTGGCGGCCATCGTGCTGGCCCTGGCGGCCGGCTCCGTCGTCGCCAGCCACGTCAACGACTCCGGCTTCTGGCTGGTGGGCCGGTTCATGGGCATGGACGTCAAGACGACGCTGCGCACCTGGACCGTGCTCCAGACCATCTTCGGTGTGATGGGCTTCTCGTTGGCGGCGGCCATCTACGCCATCGCCTGA
- a CDS encoding GNAT family N-acetyltransferase, translating to MDDYEFSTDPARLDPALVHHWLSTDAYWALGRTREKQDAAIAGSLNFGVYERASGAQVGYARVVTDRATFAWLCDVYVARAARGRGLGTALARAVRDHLAPYGLRRIMLCTQDAHGVYERVGFAPLAAPERWMSLGLQ from the coding sequence ATGGACGACTACGAGTTCTCCACCGACCCCGCTCGCCTGGACCCGGCCCTGGTGCACCACTGGCTGTCCACCGACGCCTACTGGGCACTGGGGCGCACCCGCGAGAAGCAGGACGCGGCCATCGCCGGGTCGCTGAACTTCGGGGTGTACGAGCGGGCTTCGGGCGCGCAGGTCGGGTACGCGCGGGTGGTGACGGACCGTGCGACCTTCGCCTGGCTGTGCGATGTGTACGTGGCTCGCGCGGCGCGCGGGCGGGGCCTGGGGACGGCACTGGCGCGGGCCGTACGGGATCACCTGGCCCCGTACGGTCTGCGCCGGATCATGCTGTGCACGCAGGACGCCCACGGCGTCTACGAGCGGGTCGGCTTCGCGCCGCTGGCCGCGCCCGAGCGCTGGATGAGCCTGGGCCTGCAGTAG
- a CDS encoding tetratricopeptide repeat protein produces MTTEDEHLPPGWERRNAALWAAIDSYEDAAEFRAAVAELAAELPPGSAVADFERGCAYDSTGHPDRAVEHYRRALATGGLPGERRRRAVIQLASSLRNLGHPQEAVDLLTAELAAGSDHLDDAVRATLALALTGVGREREAVSVALTALAPHLPRYQRSMAAYARLLVE; encoded by the coding sequence ATGACGACCGAGGACGAGCACCTTCCCCCCGGCTGGGAACGCCGCAACGCCGCACTGTGGGCCGCCATCGACAGCTACGAGGACGCGGCGGAGTTCCGCGCCGCCGTCGCGGAGCTGGCCGCCGAACTGCCGCCGGGCAGCGCGGTCGCCGACTTCGAGCGCGGCTGCGCGTACGACTCCACCGGCCACCCGGACCGCGCCGTGGAGCACTACCGGCGGGCCCTGGCCACCGGCGGCCTGCCCGGCGAACGGCGCCGCCGCGCGGTGATCCAGCTCGCCAGCTCGCTGCGCAACCTCGGCCACCCGCAGGAGGCCGTGGACCTGCTCACCGCCGAACTGGCGGCCGGCTCCGACCACCTGGACGACGCGGTACGCGCCACCCTGGCGCTCGCGCTGACCGGTGTGGGCCGCGAACGGGAGGCGGTCTCGGTCGCGCTGACCGCCCTGGCCCCGCATCTGCCCCGCTACCAGCGGTCGATGGCGGCCTACGCGCGCCTGCTGGTGGAGTGA
- a CDS encoding ArsR/SmtB family transcription factor, with the protein MLTTAPDIEVLARFGRALADPIRCRLLLALREAPAYPSDLADALAISRTRLSNHLACLRDCGLVSAVPDGRRTRYELADHRLGHALDDLRAAVVAVEADRTCPDAERDGCC; encoded by the coding sequence ATGCTGACCACCGCCCCCGACATCGAGGTGCTGGCCCGGTTCGGCCGCGCCCTCGCCGACCCGATCCGCTGCCGGCTGCTCCTCGCCCTGCGCGAGGCTCCGGCCTACCCCTCCGACCTCGCCGACGCCCTCGCCATCTCCCGCACCCGGCTCTCCAACCACCTGGCCTGCCTGCGCGACTGCGGCCTGGTGAGCGCCGTCCCGGACGGCCGCCGCACCCGCTACGAACTCGCCGACCACCGGCTCGGCCACGCGCTGGACGATCTGCGGGCCGCCGTCGTCGCCGTCGAGGCGGACCGCACCTGCCCGGACGCCGAACGGGACGGCTGCTGCTGA
- a CDS encoding cation transporter: MTTGISGSPPPAPPLVPARRDLLTRRVRWLVAATIAYNVIEAAVAITAGTVASSAALVGFGLDSLVEVSSAAAVAWQFSAADSAVRQAREARALRIIAVSFFALAAYVSVDAVRALTGGHEADHSMTGIVLAALSLAIMPFLSAAQRRAGRELGSASAVADSQQTLLCTYLSAVLLAGLLANATLGWSWADPVVALVIAAIAVKEGRNAWRGDACCATPPPPDPGRAAEPAAPDACCAGERLSSPAR; the protein is encoded by the coding sequence ATGACCACCGGCATATCCGGCTCCCCGCCCCCGGCCCCGCCCCTGGTCCCGGCGCGCCGTGACCTCCTCACCCGCCGGGTGCGGTGGCTGGTGGCGGCGACCATCGCCTACAACGTGATCGAGGCGGCGGTGGCCATCACCGCCGGGACCGTGGCCTCCTCCGCCGCCCTGGTCGGCTTCGGCCTGGACTCGCTCGTCGAGGTCTCCTCGGCCGCCGCCGTCGCCTGGCAATTCTCGGCCGCCGACAGCGCGGTGCGCCAGGCCCGGGAGGCGCGGGCGCTGCGGATCATCGCGGTGTCCTTCTTCGCGCTCGCCGCCTACGTGAGCGTCGACGCCGTCCGTGCCCTTACAGGCGGCCACGAGGCGGACCACTCGATGACCGGAATCGTGCTGGCCGCCCTGTCGCTCGCGATCATGCCGTTCCTGTCCGCCGCCCAGCGGCGTGCCGGGCGCGAACTCGGATCGGCCTCGGCGGTCGCCGACTCCCAGCAGACGCTGCTGTGCACCTACCTGTCCGCCGTCCTCCTGGCGGGCCTCCTCGCCAACGCCACCCTCGGCTGGTCCTGGGCGGATCCCGTCGTCGCCCTCGTCATCGCCGCCATCGCCGTCAAGGAGGGGCGGAACGCCTGGCGCGGAGACGCCTGTTGCGCGACACCGCCGCCTCCGGACCCGGGGCGGGCGGCGGAGCCGGCGGCGCCCGACGCGTGCTGCGCGGGGGAGCGGCTCAGCTCACCGGCGCGCTGA